TTCTCTAATCCTCCGGCCATTGAAAGGATCTTGGCGGAGAGAACCGCGCCTAGTACGCCAGTCATGTTAGGCGCAACTTCCAACATGATCTTGTCGGTATACTTTTCAGCAGTCTCCCTTAGCTTGTACATCTGGAGAGCAGTCGTGCAGACTTCTTGTAGCCATAGCAGATCTGGTTGAGGGAGATCTGCACCCGAGGATTTTTGGGCCGCCTCCGAGATAATTCTAGACCGCTCTTGAGGTATCCCCAGCTCGACGAGCGCCTCTTGGGAGAATGAATCGCGTGTACCTAGGCTCTGGACAAGTCGGATGTAGGTATCGTGTTTTTCCACAAGCCTGTCTATCTCGGGAAAATGGAGACCATACCATTCTCGTATTCGTCCCGCGAGCAGATTCAGAACCTTATCCAAGTCCTCAATGCACCTGACCGTCTGAATCGCATACAAGTCTCGCTTCGTACCTGTCTGGGCGATTGAAGCCTGCGCGAGTTCCATGGAGACATCATGGACCAGTTTCTCATAGTCGTCCTTCGACTCCACAATTCTGAATCGGACGAGCATGTTCGGAAGTCGGTTCCGCAACTTAGAGATTGTCTCATCTCTTTCGTCCAGAACGACATCTGAGGCCAAGATGCCACGAGCAATCCGTGCAAGATATTCGTTGTCGACGGTCAGCTTTTCTAGACCAAGCTGGGACAAGCTCTGCGCGAATTCAGAGAATTCAGCGGGCAGTTGCCCCTGCCGAACCTCGTTCAGTTTCACAGCCGCGTCTTTGGGGTTACGGGGAAAGAGCGCTTTCTCAGCGATCTTCCCGGTTTTCTCCAGGAGGAAAAGTCCTGCCGGTGAATCGACGAGGTAGGCCTTCAAAATCGCTCGCCGATTTCGGTCCTGTTGCTTAGTGCTGGATTAGTTGGTGCGAAGATAATTAACGTGGGACCGGCATATCGTCTAGACCGCATTTGGAACCTGACCTATCGGTGGAGTTTGCTGGTATAAACCTCCCCAACCCCGCCATTCTTGCTTCAGGAATTCTCGGCGTTTCCAGCGAAGTCATGGTTCGCGCTTCCAGAGCAGGCGCAGGAGCGGTCGTTACAAAGTCGTTCAATCGAAAGGGCCGGGAAGGATATCGGAACCCATCTTTCATCGAAGTTCCAGGCGGTTATCTAAACGCTCTCGGAATTCCGAACCCCGGAATGGATGAGATGCGCGAAGAGGTGGCCGGAGTAGCCAAGGCGGGAGTTCCGGTCATAGCTAGCGTTTTCGGTTTCGACGCTGAAGAGTTCGCCGAGGCTGCTTCTAAGGGGGAAGAAGGCGGTGCAATCGCAATAGAGTTGAACGTGTCCTGCCCTCATGTCAGGGAGGTCGGAGTAGAAATAGGACAGAGAGCCGAAATGGTTTCCGAGGTTACACGGGCTGTAAAGGCGAGCGTCAAACTGCCCGTCTTAGTCAAGCTTACGCCGAACGTCGCTGACATTCAAGAAATTGCGAGAGCCGCGGAAGGTGCTGGAGCTGATGCTATCACAGCCATCAACACAGCACTGGGAATGGCAATCGATATCGACGCTGCGGCTCCAATTCTAGGAGGAGTCTATGGTGGTCTCTCAGGCCCAGCTCTCCACTCCCTCGCTGTAAGAGCAGTCTATCAGGTAAAAGCAGCGGTCAGAGTACCTGTTATAGGTGTCGGCGGGATAACGGATTGGAGGGGAGCAGTCGAGATGATGATGGCAGGAGCGTCAGCTATCCAAGTGGGGACAGCGGTGATGTATCGAGGAGTTGAGGTGTTCCGGGAAATCACAACAGGCATGTCAAAGTTCCTTCGAGACAATGGATATCGTTCAGTCAGCGAGATTATTGGACGGGCAACCAAAACCCGACCCGAACCATGACTTAGCCTAGTGCACGACTGAATATTAGAAATGCAATGTAGAACGTGAATACAAGTGCGGTTATTACAATAATATTT
This window of the Candidatus Bathyarchaeia archaeon genome carries:
- a CDS encoding C/D box methylation guide ribonucleoprotein complex aNOP56 subunit (functions along with aFIB and aL7a; guides 2'-O-methylation of ribose to specific sites in RNAs); its protein translation is MKAYLVDSPAGLFLLEKTGKIAEKALFPRNPKDAAVKLNEVRQGQLPAEFSEFAQSLSQLGLEKLTVDNEYLARIARGILASDVVLDERDETISKLRNRLPNMLVRFRIVESKDDYEKLVHDVSMELAQASIAQTGTKRDLYAIQTVRCIEDLDKVLNLLAGRIREWYGLHFPEIDRLVEKHDTYIRLVQSLGTRDSFSQEALVELGIPQERSRIISEAAQKSSGADLPQPDLLWLQEVCTTALQMYKLRETAEKYTDKIMLEVAPNMTGVLGAVLSAKILSMAGGLENVAKMPASTIQVLGAEKALFRTLKTGARPPKHGIIFQYAAIHQSPRWLRGRIARAVAGKLAIASRMDAFGGSNEGDKMRTALEKKLVELKDRYQGQPPKKKHATQWRPAPQKIRRDLSDREGRARETRYPQPSTGRERLRRGNRQSWR
- a CDS encoding dihydroorotate dehydrogenase, translated to MEPDLSVEFAGINLPNPAILASGILGVSSEVMVRASRAGAGAVVTKSFNRKGREGYRNPSFIEVPGGYLNALGIPNPGMDEMREEVAGVAKAGVPVIASVFGFDAEEFAEAASKGEEGGAIAIELNVSCPHVREVGVEIGQRAEMVSEVTRAVKASVKLPVLVKLTPNVADIQEIARAAEGAGADAITAINTALGMAIDIDAAAPILGGVYGGLSGPALHSLAVRAVYQVKAAVRVPVIGVGGITDWRGAVEMMMAGASAIQVGTAVMYRGVEVFREITTGMSKFLRDNGYRSVSEIIGRATKTRPEP